In Marinobacterium sp. LSUCC0821, the DNA window GTGAAAACACAGATTCCTGCCGCGATATGTAGGCTTTTCTCAACAATCTGTTTCGCATCTAAGTCGCTGTTATCAACCAGAGCGCGAGCAGCGGCTAGAGCGTAGTTACCACCAGAGCCGATCGCAATCACACCATCTTCTGGCTCGATCACATCACCAGAGCCAGAGATGAGAAAGGTCTTCTCTTTGTTTGCTACGAGCATGAGTGCTTCTAAGCGGCGCAAGACACGATCAGATCGCCATTCGCGAGCTAGATGAATCACAGAGCTGACGATGTTGCCCTGATGTTTATCCAACTGCTGCTCAAAAAGGTCGCGAAGGGTAATGGCGTCAGCGGTACTGCCAGCAAAGCCAGTAATCACTTCGTGCTTTGGAATCATATTTACTTTACGTGCAGTTCCCTTCATCACGGTGTTGCCAAGAGAGACCTGCCCATCACCGCCAACAACAACCTTGTTATCGCGACGTACGGAGACAATCGTAGTCATAAGAGGTGGATCCTTTTAAATAGCTATAACCCATAGATGAGGGTTATCTGGCAATTTTCAATGCAGCTATTTAACTTTCTTTTGCACGGGGTGGATATTGAGCTTATCCAGTTTGGTAAGTGCTTTCTTCAGCTCAGAGTAGGTAGTGAATGGTCCGGTTGATACGCGGTACCAGGTGCCGTTGCTGCCCTCGGAAAGCGAGGTCGTAACATTGGGTAGCCCTTGCAGAGCAAGTTTGGCACGTTGCGCTTCTGCGTCGCTAGCCTGACGGAAAGAGCCGGTTTGAAGACGATAGACACCATCAAGTGATGCGCTCTTGGGTGTTGAGGTGTAGGCAGACTCTTCGGGTGTTTTTACTTCGCTCTCTTGCAGTAGTTTGTAAAAACCGAATCGCTCATCGCCCTCTTTACCCAGATCGATATTATCCAACGGCAGAGATTGGCCCGGCTGGCGCGGCTCTGCATTGGCTTCAATTTTGGGTTGAGCTGACGAATTAGCTGCAGGTTTAGTGGTTGGTGCGGGTTGCTTCAGTAGAAAGAAGATCAAACCGCCAAGAATGGCTAGTGCGATAATGACTGCAAAGATTAGGCCGCCAGAGACGCCGGCACTTTGTGGTGGCGGGCTCTTTCGATTAGGCACAGCCTGAGTGCGGGTTGCACTCTGGCGAGGCTTTGGCTTGTTGGCGTAATCTTTGCGAGACATCTATTACATCTGCTCTGGAGCACTAACGCCCAAGATCTTCAGGCCGTTTGCTAGAACCTGACGTACAGCAACCGATAGCGTGATACGTGCGTTGCGAAGTTCAGCATCGTCGATCAGCATCTTATGGCCGTTGTAGTAGGTGTGGTAATCCGATGCTAGATCGCGCAGGTAGTTAGCGATCTGGTGTGGCTCAAAGTTAGCCGCTGCATTCTTAACCGTCTCTGGATACTTACCAAGCGCAGTCACAAGATCACGTTCCGCTTCGGCTTCAAGACGCGCTAGTGATTCAAGCCCCTGAGCCTGATCCCAAGCCATCCCTTCTGATTCAAGTTTGCGCAGCACCGAACAGATACGAGCGTGTGCATACTGAATGTAGTAGACAGGGTTATCTTTAGACTCTGACTTAGCGAGATCTAGATCGAAATCCATGTGCTGATCCGCTTTGCGAGTCACGTAGAAGAAGCGACAAGCGTCGTTACCTACTTCATCACGCAGTTCGCGCAGGGTGACAAATGAACCAGAACGGGTCGACATCTGTACGCGCTCAGTGCCACGGTAGAGGATGGCAAACTGAACCAGTTTTACCACTAGACGTTCTGGATCGTATCCAAGTGCCTGGATCGCCGCTTTAACTCGCGTGATATAGCCGTGGTGATCTGCACCCCAGATGTTCACGACAGTTTCGAAACCACGTTTAAACTTGTTCATGTGGTAAGCGATGTCAGATGCGAAATAGGTGGTTTGGCCATTGGCACGCTTAACAACACGATCTTTATCATCGCCAAAATCGGTAGAGCGGAACCAGATGTTGCCCTCTTGCTCGTAGAGGAAACCTTTCTCATCAAGACGCTTTAGAGCCTCGTCAACGTCGCCTGAGCTTGTAAGTGAGCGCTCACTAAACCAGCACTGGTAGTCAACACCGAACTCGCCAAGATCTTCGCGGATATCCCCGAGGATTGAGTTTAGGCCTGCATCAAATAGCGTCCAGTATTGCTCGCCTAGAATGCTCTGTGCACGCTCGATCAAACCGTCGATATGAAGCTCTTTGTCGCCACCTGCAGGCTCATCTGCAATGACATCGAAATAGAGATCATCAAGAGAGATCTGCAACGCATCACCCTGATCCTGTTTCAGATCGTTGGCGATATCGCGAATGTATTCACCCTGATAGCCATTGCTAGGGAAGGTAATTGTAGCGCCAAGCAGCTCTAGGTAACGGAGTAGAACGCTGACAGCCAAGATGTTCATTTGGCGGCCTGCGTCGTTCACGTAGTATTCACGCTCTACATTGGTGCCTGCAGCTTCCAAAAGATCCGCAAGGGTTGCGCCGTATGCTGCGCCACGCCCATGTCCGACATGCAGAGGGCCTGTTGGGTTTGCTGAAACGAACTCTACCTGTACACGCGCATCGCTCTCAGCTGGCGAGCGACCAAATTGTTCGCCCTGCGCAAGGATGTCGTTAACAACTGAGTAGATGGCTGAGTCGTTGACAAAGAAGTTGATGAAACCTGGGCCGGCAATTTCAGTTTTGTTGACGATCTCTGATGCAGGTAGCGCTGCACAGATCATCTCAGCGATTGCGCGTGGATTATTACGCGCAGGCTTAGCAAGCGTCATTGCAAGGTTGGTCGCTAGGTCACCATGTGACTTGTCGCGTGTGTTCTCAACCTGGATGTTGGCTTCAACATCTGCCGGAATTTTACCGTCAGCTTTTAGGGTCTCAAGTGCGCCGTTGAGCAGGTGCGCAATCTGTTCTTTCATTCGAGTACTCAGTGAAATAGATCATTACCCAGTGCTGGGTAGAAAATTTGCGCGCATTATACCGTTTTGCGGGGGGTAAAAGCCAACCTGCGAAGCGGGTTGCTTTTAAAGCGATTCGACGGGGTCTATGTCAATGTTCCAGCGTACGCGTGCCGCCGCCTTATCTTGCTCTAACAGGCTTTGCGCATAGTGCAGAGTCGCTTGGATCTGGGAGCGTTGTGGAGCGGTAAAGAGTAGTTGTGCCCGGTACATGCCTGCACGCTTCTCCATGATGGATGGGAAGGGGCCTGACAGGGTCGGGCACTGGCTTGGATCTAGGGTCTCTTCAATGTGCTGACGCAAGCGTCTCAATAGCGCTTCAGCCCACCCCTGTTTGTTAGCTTCAGCGCGAATAATCGCCTGATGAGTAAAGGGTGGAAGTGAATGAATCTGTCGATTTGCGAGCTCTTGGCTGGCAAAGGTCATATAGCCAGCTTCTACCAGGGTGTTGAGTAGAGGGTGCTCAGCATGGAGAGTCTGCAAAATTACCTCGCCAGGTCGCTCGGCACGGCCAGCACGTCCAGCGACTTGCAGTATCAATTGCGACATTCGCTCCATCCCGCGGGTATCTGCGCTGAAAAGGCCGGCATCTGCATTGATAATGACAACAAGTGTCACGCCAGGGAAGTGGTGCCCCTTGGCTAGCATCTGCGTGCCGACTAGGATGCAGGGCTCCCCGGTATTGACCTCGTGCATGAGCTTTTCAAATGCAGTTCTGGATTGCGTTGAGTCGCGGTCGACACGCAAAATTTTTCTCGAGGGAAATAGCTCATTTAGGCGATCTTCTATCCGCTCTGTACCTGAGCCTGCTGGGCGCAGTTGATCGCTGCCACATTGGTTACAGCAGCGTGGAATGGATGTTTGTCGATCACAGTGGTGGCAGTGCAATTTCGGTGGCGAGCGATGCAGTGTCATATGTGCATCACAGCGCGTGCAGTCGACGATGGTGCCACACTCTTGGCAAACTAACGTTGGCGCAAAGCCGCGTCTATTAATGAAAACCAGGGCCTGGTTGCCAAGTGTTAGGTGGTCATCAATGCGCTGTAGTACCTCTGGCGCAAGCCCTGCGTCTAACTCCATGCCGCGAATGTCCAGCAGTTCAAACGATGGCTCTGTGGCACTGCCAGCACGTTGGGTTAGTCGGAATTGCTGGTTGCGACCCTCAGTGGCATTTTGTAATGACTCTAGAGAGGGTGTGGCACTTCCCATGACTACGGGAATATTTAAGTTTCGAGCACGTACTAGGGCGAGATCACGAGCATGGTATCTGAACCCCTCTTGCTGCTTGAAGGAGGTGTCATGCTCTTCGTCGATGAGGATCATACCGAGCGCCTTGAACGGCACAAATATAGTGGAGCGGGTACCAATCAAGATTCGCGCTTCACCGCGAGCCACATTTTGCCAAGCATCAAAGCGTTGACGGTCGGTAAGGCCAGAGTGGATTGCAACGATTGGGGTGTTAAAACGCGCTTTAAAACGTTCAACTAACTGGGGTGTTAGCCCAATCTCTGGTACCAACATTAATACCTGTTGGCCGCGCTGCAGTACCTGTTCTATCGCTTGAAGATAGACCTCTGTTTTGCCTGAGCCTGTCACCCCAGCAATGAGAAAGCTATTAAAACCACTCTGGTTGTTGATCGCGTCTAACACATCGGCCTGTTCAGAATTGAGTTGCAGGGGCTGGCTGCCAAGTGTGACTGATTTGGTGGTATCGCTTTTATCGCTAGGTGGCTCGCCTGCTTTGATTAGGCCTGCCTCTACAAGGGCATTTTGAACGGTTGAAGAAAATCCCTCTGCTCGCAACTGCTGTTCGGATACCAGCCCGAGTGTCTTGATGTAGTGGAGCAGAGCTCGCTGTTTTACCGCCCCTTTTTTGATCATCTCAACCTCAGCATCACTGGCTGCTTGCCAGTAGTTGATAGCTTTGGGATAGGGGGCAGGTTCTTTGCGTGCTAAGGTAGGGAGAAGATGCATCAGTGCATCACCAATTGGGTACTTATAATAGGATGCTGCCCAGCGCCCAAGTTTTAGCTGTTCGCTATTTACAATCGGCTCGGGGTCAAGGATCTCCTTGATGGGTTTAACCTTGGAGGCGTCTAGATCTGTCTGCGAGTCAGTTTCGATCACCAGCGCAATGACTGAGCGCGGTCCGAAGGGTACTAAAACACGCACTCCAATTTCAGGTACACGCATATCAGTAGGCACGCTGTAATCAAACAGCCTATTGAGAGGAACTGAAAGGGCGACTCGTACAAACATGAAAAATACTGACCGGGGTAGATGTGATCAGTCTAGGAGTTGGTGCGTTTCGAAGCAACTGGTAACGCAACAGCTATCCTATACAAAAGTTTTCAGAGCCGGTTTTAATATATTTTGCGCAATAGTTGTACAGTGGCGGGGTGATGCGTATAATTGCGCGCCTTGACATTTCCCGGCGGTTTTCCGTCAGTCGTGCGGTGCTTGGACGTGATACTTGTTAGCTAATAGCAAGACGTATCAAGTGGCGGCACATAAAACATATAGAGGTTTTAATCCTATGAAAGCTGGTATCCACCCAGAGTACAACCGAGTTACTATTACTTGTTCTTGCGGTAACGTGATGAACACTGGTTCAACAATGAGCTCTGACATGAACGTCGACGTATGTTCACAGTGTCACCCGTTCTACACTGGTAAGCAGAAAGAAGCTTCTACTGGTGGCCGTGTTGACCGCTTCAACAAGCGTTTCGGCGCTCGCAGCCTTAAGAAGTAATTCTAGGTTCGCACATGAACATCATGAAAAAGGCACTCATCGCGAGTGCCTTTTTTGTTTCCAGCCTCTACCAGCCACTCCTAGCATCCGAATGCATTCCTCCTGGGCCCTCCGAGTCGGTGAAGGTCAAATACGCTGTCGATGGTGACACGGTTAAACTTGTTGATGGCCGCTCTGTCCGCCTTATCGGTGTCAATACGCCGGAATTGCACGCCAACAAAAATCCAGAACCGGGTTCAATAGAAGCGAAGCTCGCTCTTAAAGCCTGGGTTGAGGGTAAAGAGGTTGAGCTCATCTATGGTGAAGAGCCTAAGGATCGCTACAACCGAGTGTTGGGGTATTTGGTCCAACAGGGTGAGACGTTATCGCAAAGGCTTATCCGTGAGGGTTTGGGTTGGGCTATCTCGATTCCGCCGAATGATGCAATTGCACCCTGTCTATTTGCAGCTGAGTCTGAGCCCCAGACTGCTCGGACAGGCCTCTGGTCTGCACCTGAGAGGCGTGCTTCTTCAATAAATAGTGGTGGTTTTGCCGTTGTGGTCGGTAGTGTCACACGCATCGATCGCAGTAAAAAGTACACCTATATCGACCTTGATCGTCAGTTGGCGGTGCGCGTTGCAAATGAACTGGTAAGTGAATTGCACGTAACGCAAGGGGATCGTGTTCAGGTGCGAGGCTGGGTGATCGATCGGAGAAAGTCCCTTAAAGAGGGCTCAAAATTTAGCCCTTTTCTGTTGCCGCTCTCTGATAAGCATCACTTTCAGATTGTGAAATAAGTACCTCGAAAACCCAGAATTTGTGGTTTTTAGCGCTATTTTTCCATTTCATAAGCCGAATTAACTAGATTATTTCGCATCTGCACACTATCTCGTCGTGGCAGATTTTTATATCATCACGCGACGACCTATCAAAAAATGATTAGCTTAGGGTAATTGCCTAAGCATTATCGTATAACTCAAATCAGGAACGGACGATGTCTCAAGATTTTAAACAGGCAGCTCTGGATTACCACGAGTTTCCAACTCCGGGTAAAATTGGCATAGAAATCACTACGCCAGCATCAACTTCACGCGATCTATCTCTTGCTTACTCTCCAGGCGTAGCAGAGCCAGTACGTGAAATTGCGAAAGATCCAGAAAATGCTTACCGCTACACAGCTAAGGGCAACCTAGTTGCTGTTATCTCGAACGGTACTGCGATTCTTGGCCTTGGTGATCTTGGTCCTTTGGCATCTAAGCCAGTTATGGAAGGTAAAGCGCTACTATTCAAACGCTTTGCTAACATCGACTCTATCGATATCGAAGTTGATGCTGAGAGCCCACAGGCGTTCATCGATACTGTTGCGCGCATTGCCGACACTTTCGGTGGTATCAACCTTGAAGATATCAAAGCACCTGAGTGTTTTGAGATCGAACGTACCCTTATCGAACGTTGTAACATCCCTGTATTCCACGATGACCAGCACGGTACAGCTATCGTAACTGCAGCGGGCATGATCAACGCGCTTGAGCTAGCGGGTAAGAAGCTAGAAGAAGCTTCGATCGTATGTCTAGGTGCTGGCGCTGCTGCTAGTGCTTGTATGAAACTGCTGATCAACATGGGCGCTAAAGTAGAGAATATCTACATGCTAGACCGTAAGGGTGTTATCCACTCTGGTCGTGATGATCTAACGCCAGAAAAAGCAGTGTTCGCAACTGAAACTGACAAGCGCACTCTTGAAGATGCTTGTGAAGGTGCTGACGTATTCGTAGGCCTTTCTGGTCCTGATCTACTATCTCCAGAGAACCTTCTGAAGATGGCTCCAAGCCCAGTTGTATTTGCCTGTGCAAACCCAGATCCAGAGATCAAACCAGAACTTGCACGTGCGACACGTGAAGACGTAATCATGGCGACAGGCCGTTCTGACTACCCTAACCAGGTTAACAACGTGCTTGGCTTCCCATTCATTTTCCGTGGTGCGCTAGATGTTCGTGCGTCTGCAATCAATGAAGAGATGAAGGCAGCTGCAGTAGTTGCACTTGCTGAGCTTGCTAAGCAGCCTGTTACTCAGGAAGTGTTGGATGCATACGGTCTTGATTCGCTTGAGTTTGGTCGTGAATACATTCTGCCAAAAGCAACGGATTCTCGCCTACTAGGTGCTATCTCATACGCAGTAGCTAAAGCTGCAATCGATTCGGGTGTTGCTCGTAAAGATATGCCAGCTAACTATCCACTGAGCTAATCTATAGCTCAAATAAAAAGGGAAGCTCTTTAGCTTCCCTTTTTTATGTCCGATTTTTGCTCAAGTTAATTGTGTGTATCGGCTAAATAGACTTTCCAATTATCTAAATAGCTCTTCCGACGTTGGCGGTGGTGCCTCTTGGCCAGGTCGAGGTGCTGTCTCTGTCGGTACAGACTCCTCTTTGAAAAGCTCCAGCATCGCATTCTCCTGCCCAGGATAGGCGAGTTGGCCTGTTGTTGGGTCAATCAGAACGGCCGAAATACCTGCCGGTTCAGGAAGGTAGCTCTCTGGAACATTACGCAGTGCAACTTTCATAAAGTCGATCCACATCGGTAGAGCGGCGCTACTACCATATTCTCGACGGCCTAAAGGCGAGGGTTGGTCGAAGCCTACCCAGGTGGTTGCACTGAGTTTGGGCGAGAAGCCACTAAACCAAGCATCTTTTTGTTCGTTGGTTGTGCCGGTTTTGCCAGCAATGTCGCCTCGCTTAAGTACTAGAGCACGGCGGCCAGTACCTTTTTTGATAACGTCTCGCATCATGTCGTGTAAAAGGTATGCGGTACGGTCATCAAGTAACTGCTTAGCCAGCGGTTTTCCTTCAAGTGTAATAAGCTGTTGTTCCGCGTTACTCACTTCAGCTCCTGAAGCTGTATCGGCATTCATCTCAGCCAATTCACGCGCCATCATCTCCGCTTGCTGGCGCTCTGGGCAGTGCGCACATGCGATGATTGGATTGGCTGCAAAGAGCTCATTTCCTTCGCTATCAAGTAGTCGGTCGATCAAATAAGGATTTACGCGGTAACCCCCGTTAGCCAGGGTGGCATAGCCTGTTGCGACTTGGAGTGGGGTTGCATCAGCACTTCCGAGCGAAAGCGAAAGGTTTTTAGGCAGCTTCTCCTCTTCAAAACCGAACTGAAGAATGAATTCTCTAGTCGGTTCAATTCCCATGGCGCGCATGAGTCGAATAGAGATCAGGTTGCGTGAGCGATAGAGCGCTTCGCGAAGGCGGGTAGGGCCACCAAACTTACCGTTATCATTCTCTGGTCGCCAGTCACCCTCAAGGCTGACATCGTGGAATACCACTGGCGCATCGTTAATAACAGAACCGGGTGAGTAACCATTGCTTAGCGCTGCACTGTAAAGGAACGGCTTAATGTTGGAGCCAGGTTGGCGATAAGCCTGCACTGCGCGGTTGAACTTATTCAGGTAGAAACTAAAGCCGCCAGAAAGCGCTTTTAACCCACCTGTTTCAGGGTCGATTGCTACAATTGCACCCTGTACTTCGGGGATTTGGGTGAGCATCAAACCGCTGTTGCCATAACGCACACGTATCAAATCGCCTGGCTTGAGAATATCTGAGGTGCGCTCAGGTTTCGGGCCCATTGAGTCGACGCCTTTAAAGGCTCTAGCCCACTCTAAGCCGGACCAACTGAGTCGCTCAGTTGAACCATCCGCCATTAGTAGAGTGGCGCTTGTCTCATCGATCGACTGCACTAGCGCTGGCTGCAAGTTGCCATACTCAGGCGTTGCTTTTAGTTTTGTAAGTAGCGCTTCTGGTTCCAGGGCTTCTAGGTCAAAGTGCTGTTCTGGGCCCCGATATCCGTGGCGTTCTGAATAATCTAAAAGTGCTGCACGCAGAGCTTTGTCTGCAGCGTCTTGCATAGTGCTATCCACTGTTGTGTAGACGCTCATACCCTCGGTGTAGAGAGATTCACCGTAGGTCTCGAAAAGCTCGCTGCGAACCATTTCAGCAACGTAGGGTGCTGGAACCTCGATGTCAGCACCGTGATAGGTGGCTGTCACAGGTGCGGCAACCGCGCGGCTGTACTCAAGCTCCTCTAGGTAGCCCAACTCTTTCATTCGGCCCAATATCCAGTTGCGGCGCTCGAGTGCGCGCTGTGGGTTGGTGATTGGGTTGTAGGCAGAAGGAGCCTTAGGTAGGCCTGCAATCATCGCAAGTTGAGCTACAGAAAGCTCATTGATGTCTTTACCGTAGTAAACCTGAGCGGCCGCTTGTACGCCGTATGAACGGTGGCCTAGATAAATTTTGTTGATGTAGAGCTCTAGAATCTCCTCTTTAGTAAGCGACTGCTCAATTTGTAGTGCTAGAAGAATCTCAACAAATTTACGTTCAAAGGTGCGATCGCGACTTAAGAAGAAGTTCTTAGCGACCTGCATTGTAATAGTAGAGCCACCACTCTGAATTTTCCCCGAAGTGGCAAGCTGTAACGCGGCTCTAAACAGGCCTCGAATATCGATGCCCTGATGGTCAAAGAAGCGTGCATCTTCCGCTGCTTGAAGCGCGTGGATAAAGTGAGTGGGCGTCTCTTCGAAACGAATAGGGCTACGACGCATCTCGCCAAATTCAGCGATTAGCTTCTTATCGGAACTGTAGACACGAAGAGGAGTTTGAAACTTAACATCCCTGAGGGTCTCTATATCTGGCAGTTGCGGGCTAAAGTAGAGATAGATGCCGCCAGCTGCAATGACTCCAAGAGTCAGGCCAAGAATCGCAAGGCCAAGAAGCCATTTTGTAAGTCGCTTTATAAGTCGCTTTATAAGTCGCATTAAGTTGTTCTTACCGGTTGAATTCGGTTTTTTTATGAATTGATTATAACGAGTGCTCGTTTAGGGTCTACACTGTATGGATATTAGTACATAAACTAGGTTAACGTTGCATTAAAGCTCCATCATTTCTAGGGATTTTTTAGTTTGAGTCTATTTGGGCGGTCAGCTAAGAGTGTTATCGGTGTTGATATCGGCGCGTCTTCGGTAAAAGTTGTTGCGCTTACTCAACACAAAGAACAGCCAGTTCTCGACGGTTTTGCCTTGGTGTCACTGCCATCAAAGGCATTTATCGACGGTAATATTAGTCAGCCTGATGTGATTGCTGAGGCGATACAGCGTGCCCTTAAAATTAGTGGTATCAAAACCAAAGAGGCGATTGCAGCGGTCTCTGCTTCCGACGTTATTACCAAAGAGATTCAAATCTCAGATGCTTTCTTCGGTTTAGAGCTTGAAGAGCAAGTGCGTATCGAGGCCGATCAATTCATCCCGTACCCTCTCGATGAGGTTGCTCTCGATTTTGAAATTATTGGGCCTGCTCCTACTAACCCAGCCTTTAACCGCATCAATATTGTCGCTTGTCGTCGTGATGATGTAGATGCGATTGAGGATGTGCTTACCCTAGCGGGGCTCAAGCCTGAAGTGGTTGATGTAGACACCTATGTGATGGAGCGCATCGTTAATAGAGTCAGTGCTACGGATGAGTCCAGCGTTGCGATTGTCGATTTAGGTGCCGCCTCGCTCTCTTTAAGTGTCATAAAAAATGGAAATCTCCAGTACCATCGCGAGCAGGCGTTTGGTGGGCATGACCTGATTCACCAGCTGCAACTACATATCGACCAGTCAGAGCAGGATATCGATCAGATGTTGCGTGACGGTTCGATTGCTGCGGAGCTTCTAACGAGTGTGGTGGAGCCCTTTGCCTCTACGATTGCCCAGCAGGTCTCACGTGCTCTGCAGTTCTACTACTCATCTGGATCCCAAGATCATATCGGTAAAATACTGTTAACCGGTGGTTTGTCTGGAGTAAGCGCGCTGGTTCAGAAGGTTGCGGATACAACAGGCACAGAGTCTCAGCTTGCTGATCCATTTGCCTTTATCTCACTGGGAGCATCGATCAATGGTGAGCAGTTGGCAACCTTGAAACCTTCTCTTACTAAGTCGCTTGGTTTGGCTTTTCGTGGTTTGGAGGCGAAGCAATGACATCGATTAACCTTCGCCCTTGGCGTGAAGAGCGTAATGAGCGCCTGCAAAAACGTTTCCAAATCCACCTGGCTATTGCTGCGGCAATCGCAGCCGGGGTGGTTTTTACTAGCATCTCCTTTCTTGATTTGATGACCTCTAGGCAAGAGGCGCGCAACGCCTACTTGAACCAGGAGCTCGTCCGTCTTGATGCTAAATTGAAAGAGATCACAGATCTTAAAGTTAAACGCGAGCGCCTGCTTGAGCGATTAAATGCGATTCAACAGCTACAGGGTAACCGACCGCTGATTGTGCGTACCTTTGATGAGATGTCACGTGTAGCGCCCGATGGTGTGCACTACACCTCGCTGACTAAAGCGGGCGAGGTTGCCAAGTTAGATGGTTTGGCAGCAACTAATGAAGATGTCTCTGCGTTGATGCGAAATCTTAATGACTCTGAATGGTTTGGTGAGCCGACTCTCTCGAAAGTATCTCTGCAAGGCGAGCTAAGGGCGTTCAATCTAACTGTGCCATTAGAGAAGCCAGAAGCTTACGGAGGTGCAAAATGAGCCTTCGTCAGTCGCTAAATAACGCCTTCAAAGGTTTTGACGTTAACAATCTCGATTTCTCAACCGCCTGGAGCTGGCCTATTGGTGTCAAAATCGTCACCTACTTGCTGGTTTTTGCAGTTTTACTAGGTGGCGGTATTAACTTCCTAGTACTCGACAAGAACAGAGCACTCGAGAGTGAAATTGCTAAAGAGAGCGACCTCAAACAGCAATTTGAGACGAAGTCCTATCAGGTGGCTACGCTGGATGCTCTGCGCCGACAGATGGCGGATGTTGAGCTGCGATTTGCTGAGCTTTTGCGTCAGTTACCGACCCAGAAAGAGGTTCCTGGCTTGCTTGAGGATATCAGCGCGATTGGTCAAAGTGCTGGACTTGAGATCGATCTAATCGCACTGCAGCCAGAGCGGAAAGCGCAGTTCTATGTTGAACTTCCGATCAGTGTTCAAGTGCGTGGTACCTACCATCAGATGGGTGATTTTGTTAGTGGTGTTGCAGGTATTAAGCGTATCGTTACGCTACATGATTTTAGTTTGAAACCGAGTGGTGGCGATCAGCTCACAATGAGTATTGATGCAAAGACCTACCGCTACGATGATGAGGAGTAGAAGATGAAAAAACTGCTCCCTCTACTATTAGTTTTCGCCTCCCTCTCTGGGTGTGTATGGGTGGAAGATCCAGCCGATTTGCGTCTCTTTATTCGTGAGAAATTGGCCGCGCCTGCTGGAAGTGTAGA includes these proteins:
- a CDS encoding type 4a pilus biogenesis protein PilO, which produces MSLRQSLNNAFKGFDVNNLDFSTAWSWPIGVKIVTYLLVFAVLLGGGINFLVLDKNRALESEIAKESDLKQQFETKSYQVATLDALRRQMADVELRFAELLRQLPTQKEVPGLLEDISAIGQSAGLEIDLIALQPERKAQFYVELPISVQVRGTYHQMGDFVSGVAGIKRIVTLHDFSLKPSGGDQLTMSIDAKTYRYDDEE
- a CDS encoding penicillin-binding protein 1A → MRLIKRLIKRLTKWLLGLAILGLTLGVIAAGGIYLYFSPQLPDIETLRDVKFQTPLRVYSSDKKLIAEFGEMRRSPIRFEETPTHFIHALQAAEDARFFDHQGIDIRGLFRAALQLATSGKIQSGGSTITMQVAKNFFLSRDRTFERKFVEILLALQIEQSLTKEEILELYINKIYLGHRSYGVQAAAQVYYGKDINELSVAQLAMIAGLPKAPSAYNPITNPQRALERRNWILGRMKELGYLEELEYSRAVAAPVTATYHGADIEVPAPYVAEMVRSELFETYGESLYTEGMSVYTTVDSTMQDAADKALRAALLDYSERHGYRGPEQHFDLEALEPEALLTKLKATPEYGNLQPALVQSIDETSATLLMADGSTERLSWSGLEWARAFKGVDSMGPKPERTSDILKPGDLIRVRYGNSGLMLTQIPEVQGAIVAIDPETGGLKALSGGFSFYLNKFNRAVQAYRQPGSNIKPFLYSAALSNGYSPGSVINDAPVVFHDVSLEGDWRPENDNGKFGGPTRLREALYRSRNLISIRLMRAMGIEPTREFILQFGFEEEKLPKNLSLSLGSADATPLQVATGYATLANGGYRVNPYLIDRLLDSEGNELFAANPIIACAHCPERQQAEMMARELAEMNADTASGAEVSNAEQQLITLEGKPLAKQLLDDRTAYLLHDMMRDVIKKGTGRRALVLKRGDIAGKTGTTNEQKDAWFSGFSPKLSATTWVGFDQPSPLGRREYGSSAALPMWIDFMKVALRNVPESYLPEPAGISAVLIDPTTGQLAYPGQENAMLELFKEESVPTETAPRPGQEAPPPTSEELFR
- the pilM gene encoding type IV pilus assembly protein PilM, whose product is MSLFGRSAKSVIGVDIGASSVKVVALTQHKEQPVLDGFALVSLPSKAFIDGNISQPDVIAEAIQRALKISGIKTKEAIAAVSASDVITKEIQISDAFFGLELEEQVRIEADQFIPYPLDEVALDFEIIGPAPTNPAFNRINIVACRRDDVDAIEDVLTLAGLKPEVVDVDTYVMERIVNRVSATDESSVAIVDLGAASLSLSVIKNGNLQYHREQAFGGHDLIHQLQLHIDQSEQDIDQMLRDGSIAAELLTSVVEPFASTIAQQVSRALQFYYSSGSQDHIGKILLTGGLSGVSALVQKVADTTGTESQLADPFAFISLGASINGEQLATLKPSLTKSLGLAFRGLEAKQ
- a CDS encoding PilN domain-containing protein, translated to MTSINLRPWREERNERLQKRFQIHLAIAAAIAAGVVFTSISFLDLMTSRQEARNAYLNQELVRLDAKLKEITDLKVKRERLLERLNAIQQLQGNRPLIVRTFDEMSRVAPDGVHYTSLTKAGEVAKLDGLAATNEDVSALMRNLNDSEWFGEPTLSKVSLQGELRAFNLTVPLEKPEAYGGAK